In Deltaproteobacteria bacterium, the following proteins share a genomic window:
- a CDS encoding Hpt domain-containing protein codes for HSGLSARLRAGAYGGEPGGCGPQAGEVGKLKAKDRTTTDELPARSEHVPIIAMTAHAMHGYREECIEAGMDDYVSKPIEPKALADAIERQLSGWAQQATEPASSEETTFIDEEVFDRSVLLGRLGGDEELFNEVISVFMKDAPVQLEQLRQALNDNDAERVRRQAHRIKGAFANIGAQALSDLAFEIETAGKDAKLDVALPVVGKLEEDFEKLGSVLSDFDEGV; via the coding sequence CACTCGGGGCTCTCCGCCCGCCTGCGGGCCGGAGCCTATGGCGGAGAGCCCGGAGGCTGTGGCCCGCAGGCGGGCGAAGTCGGCAAGCTCAAAGCAAAAGACAGGACGACTACCGACGAACTTCCAGCTCGATCGGAACATGTTCCGATCATCGCTATGACTGCCCACGCCATGCATGGATACAGGGAAGAGTGCATTGAAGCTGGAATGGATGATTATGTTTCCAAACCGATTGAACCCAAGGCCCTGGCTGATGCCATTGAAAGACAGCTTTCTGGTTGGGCACAACAGGCTACCGAGCCGGCCTCAAGCGAAGAAACCACATTCATTGATGAGGAAGTCTTTGACAGGTCCGTGTTGCTGGGGCGATTGGGTGGTGACGAGGAGCTTTTTAACGAAGTCATCAGTGTGTTTATGAAGGATGCTCCCGTGCAGTTGGAACAGTTGAGGCAAGCCCTGAACGACAATGACGCTGAGCGGGTTCGACGGCAAGCTCACAGGATCAAGGGGGCGTTTGCAAACATCGGGGCTCAAGCGCTGAGTGATCTTGCCTTTGAGATAGAAACGGCAGGGAAAGATGCCAAACTGGATGTTGCCCTTCCCGTTGTCGGGAAACTGGAAGAGGATTTCGAGAAGCTTGGGTCGGTTTTGTCGGACTTTGATGAAGGTGTATGA